One Mesotoga infera genomic window carries:
- a CDS encoding MoxR family ATPase — protein sequence MKVQDVKHLSRKIMESGEIPLLWGHFGVGKTDLAREIAAETGRELIILVISQMEPGDLIGMPSRDGERTLFLRPDWWPTEGNVILMIDEINRAHRSIRNAIMQLLIDRRIHNHFLPEGCWIMAAANPPDEEYDQVELITDPAFMSRFFHIELTPDPEEWLKWAELQKMPQTVTNFIGEYPEFLSRDTVVSMRLELRPSPRSWYKLGRVYAGLSSKEIEKFGYVIAAGIVGPEAARTFMSKIQGSELLPSPRTLLLELDENILSRLSEGDISGTSASILRITKHLSELDDLQVQEYFQNVPVISENLLRIGRVIPKDSFFSVIRHIVHQVEGEKGLKRAFYENLLEELAMDHDVLKFLQRSEKDEK from the coding sequence TTGAAGGTTCAGGACGTAAAACACTTGAGCAGGAAGATTATGGAATCCGGGGAGATCCCACTTCTTTGGGGTCACTTTGGGGTAGGAAAGACCGATCTTGCCAGAGAGATTGCAGCTGAGACGGGCAGAGAGTTGATAATCCTGGTCATATCACAGATGGAGCCGGGTGATCTTATCGGGATGCCGTCGAGAGACGGCGAACGGACCTTGTTCTTGAGGCCCGATTGGTGGCCGACTGAAGGCAATGTGATACTCATGATAGATGAGATTAACAGGGCTCATAGATCTATCAGGAATGCAATTATGCAGCTTCTAATAGATAGAAGGATTCACAACCACTTTTTACCCGAAGGTTGTTGGATAATGGCCGCGGCAAATCCGCCGGATGAGGAGTACGATCAGGTCGAACTGATAACTGATCCTGCCTTCATGTCAAGGTTCTTCCACATAGAACTGACTCCCGATCCCGAAGAATGGCTCAAGTGGGCCGAACTGCAGAAGATGCCGCAGACTGTTACCAATTTCATAGGTGAGTATCCAGAGTTTCTTTCAAGAGACACGGTTGTCTCGATGCGGCTTGAATTGAGACCGAGTCCTCGTAGCTGGTACAAATTGGGCAGAGTATACGCAGGTCTTTCAAGCAAGGAGATCGAAAAGTTCGGCTACGTAATCGCTGCCGGTATAGTAGGACCGGAAGCGGCCAGAACTTTCATGAGTAAGATTCAGGGCAGCGAGCTCCTTCCTTCTCCCCGAACTTTGCTTCTCGAACTGGATGAGAATATCCTTTCGAGACTCTCTGAAGGTGATATCTCGGGGACTAGTGCCTCGATTCTCCGTATCACAAAGCATCTTTCTGAGCTAGATGATTTACAGGTTCAGGAATACTTTCAAAATGTGCCTGTAATCTCGGAAAACCTTCTCAGGATAGGCAGAGTCATCCCAAAAGACTCGTTCTTCTCCGTAATAAGACACATCGTTCACCAGGTCGAGGGGGAAAAGGGATTGAAACGGGCCTTCTACGAGAATCTTCTCGAAGAACTTGCCATGGACCACGATGTACTGAAATTCCTGCAGAGGAGCGAAAAGGATGAAAAGTGA
- the groL gene encoding chaperonin GroEL codes for MAKILKYSEEARRSLERGVDAVADAVRITLGPKGRNVVLEKSWGSPTITNDGVSIAKEIDLEDKFDNLGAQLVKEVASKTNDIAGDGTTTATVLAQAMIKEGLKNVTAGANPILMKKGIQKATETAVSHIRSLSKKISSREDIASVAAISANDTEIGELIAEAMDKVGQDGVITVEDSKTLETYVEFVEGMQFDRGYISPYFVSDPEKMEAIIKEPLILITDKKVSAVKPLVPILEKVAQAGKPLVIIAEDIEGEALSTLVLNKLRGTLDSVAVKAPGFGDRRKAMLQDIAILTGGTVISEEVGLTLENATIDDLGSAGVIKVKKDDTIIVDGKGDPEKIKQRIGQIKAQIDQTTSEYEKETLQERLAKLSGGVAVIKVGAATETELKEKKHRIEDALSATRAAVEEGIVAGGGVVLARAKKPVQDLFESTENPDIKIGVKVVLKALDTPIRQIVQNAGLDGAVVVDKILHSDDAAYGYDALNDVYTDMFKVGIIDPAKVTRSALQNAASIAAILLTTEAAMTEKPEEKPQPQMPQMPEY; via the coding sequence ATGGCTAAGATTCTGAAATACAGCGAAGAAGCACGAAGATCACTTGAAAGAGGCGTAGATGCAGTAGCAGATGCTGTTAGAATTACGCTTGGTCCGAAAGGGAGAAACGTAGTTCTGGAAAAGAGCTGGGGCTCTCCAACGATAACCAATGACGGTGTGTCGATTGCAAAGGAAATCGATCTGGAAGATAAATTCGATAATCTTGGAGCACAGCTTGTTAAAGAAGTAGCGTCCAAGACCAATGACATTGCCGGAGACGGAACTACCACAGCTACCGTTCTTGCCCAGGCGATGATCAAGGAAGGTCTGAAGAACGTTACGGCCGGAGCCAATCCTATTCTCATGAAGAAGGGAATCCAGAAAGCAACCGAGACGGCCGTTTCACACATAAGATCTCTATCCAAGAAGATTTCTTCGAGAGAAGATATAGCTTCAGTTGCGGCTATTTCCGCCAATGACACTGAAATTGGCGAACTTATCGCCGAAGCCATGGACAAGGTTGGTCAGGATGGAGTAATAACGGTAGAAGATTCAAAGACTCTCGAAACATACGTTGAATTCGTTGAGGGTATGCAGTTCGACAGGGGCTACATCTCTCCGTATTTCGTTTCCGATCCTGAGAAGATGGAAGCAATAATCAAAGAGCCATTGATTCTCATAACCGATAAGAAGGTCTCGGCAGTTAAGCCCCTTGTTCCGATCCTGGAAAAGGTCGCGCAGGCAGGCAAGCCCCTTGTCATAATTGCAGAGGATATTGAAGGCGAAGCTCTTTCCACTCTTGTTCTGAACAAACTGAGAGGAACACTGGATTCAGTGGCCGTCAAGGCTCCCGGGTTTGGTGACAGGAGAAAGGCCATGCTCCAGGATATCGCTATCCTTACCGGTGGCACTGTAATAAGCGAAGAAGTAGGACTAACTCTTGAGAACGCAACAATTGACGATCTAGGTAGCGCTGGCGTCATAAAGGTTAAGAAGGACGACACGATAATCGTTGATGGAAAGGGAGACCCTGAAAAGATCAAGCAGAGAATCGGCCAGATCAAAGCTCAGATCGATCAGACGACTTCCGAGTACGAAAAAGAGACTCTTCAGGAAAGGCTTGCCAAGCTTTCAGGAGGTGTAGCGGTAATTAAGGTTGGTGCCGCGACAGAGACAGAGCTGAAGGAGAAGAAGCACAGAATCGAAGATGCTCTCTCCGCTACAAGAGCGGCAGTTGAAGAAGGAATAGTCGCCGGAGGCGGAGTTGTTCTTGCAAGAGCAAAAAAGCCCGTTCAGGATCTCTTTGAAAGCACAGAGAATCCGGATATCAAGATTGGTGTTAAGGTAGTTCTCAAGGCACTGGACACTCCAATAAGACAGATCGTTCAGAATGCAGGTTTGGATGGAGCCGTAGTTGTTGACAAGATACTTCATAGCGATGACGCTGCATACGGCTACGATGCACTGAACGATGTCTATACAGACATGTTCAAGGTCGGTATCATTGATCCTGCAAAGGTTACTAGAAGCGCTCTTCAAAACGCAGCTTCTATCGCCGCAATTCTTCTAACGACCGAAGCGGCTATGACTGAGAAGCCCGAAGAAAAGCCTCAGCCACAGATGCCACAGATGCCCGAGTACTGA
- a CDS encoding co-chaperone GroES, with amino-acid sequence MKVVPLGTRLLIKPYEEEKKTSGGIVLPDAAKEKQMTAKVIAVGEKVEDIDLKENDKVLYSKYSGTEIKIDEDDYIIIDQDDILAKIEE; translated from the coding sequence ATGAAAGTAGTTCCCCTTGGTACAAGATTATTGATTAAGCCTTATGAGGAAGAAAAGAAAACATCAGGTGGTATCGTTCTTCCGGACGCTGCAAAAGAAAAGCAGATGACTGCGAAGGTAATTGCGGTTGGCGAGAAAGTCGAGGATATTGACCTTAAGGAAAACGACAAGGTCCTCTATTCTAAGTATTCAGGTACGGAGATCAAGATCGATGAAGACGACTACATAATCATCGATCAGGATGATATCCTGGCAAAGATCGAGGAATGA